A single region of the Bacillus cereus genome encodes:
- a CDS encoding YozD family protein produces the protein MKEIEVVIDTEEIAEFFYEQLIERGYVPKREEIEDLADITFEYLLEKCMIDEVFDEEED, from the coding sequence ATGAAGGAAATTGAAGTCGTAATTGATACGGAAGAGATTGCGGAGTTTTTTTATGAGCAACTAATTGAAAGAGGATACGTTCCAAAAAGAGAAGAAATTGAGGACCTAGCAGATATTACATTTGAGTATTTATTAGAGAAATGCATGATTGATGAAGTTTTTGATGAAGAGGAAGATTGA